One Cydia fagiglandana chromosome 11, ilCydFagi1.1, whole genome shotgun sequence genomic region harbors:
- the LOC134668957 gene encoding nucleoprotein TPR isoform X1: MEAAGTDAGAKNHLQNALSETEIANLPAAVADKINTYIDQKFEEYLTSKALHETSKTQIGDKISELEGAITELTAKYEDAAKKLLVADESVAELEKQLTTLNAEQDKARDKIARLENEAVSLKSARDAAVDERNDLTRILERRDTEIERLTANEAALSQQLRAAIDAKCEALALNDETQSKELALQYREKRIEQERTLLNSQISGLTEEVNRLTSELQTVRLNSTSRLVNVETQLAEKLEELNAANETIAQLNEVKKNLNTRAENLTQRLLEQREVENKMTDNYKKELDAKTKLADLFKTMHDDAEAKTMELTEGISELQKLLNEATEKYGELETKYKQSELDHEELMEKKNEIISSLKNELEHANDLLKAANAQNLDMALSDLAPSAATASKLLKSGMSLTQIYSQLVKVTDELAQEKEENRRLNITINTIVQELEEKAPMLQKQKIEYEEAIESNTALSQQIDSLVIECNRLRDDYNESSKIANHYSRENTRLKGELADLGRQVCFLLKEIEHSRGGLLPNGDHDASNTASNATNSSDLSSSRIISKTLVTFSDIQELQANNQKLLRMVRDLTDKQEEFERHKEQFETGEMQNKIESLKNRVLELTEAQDRQTKMVNGLIRQRDMFKKLYHDLMKGKRHEMSSVLEDIDMEKGDSFTMDTTEKLQKPAVETPALEIKLKETEKHLELLKEEYKTYKEEKLINEKMLFEQIDNMRQEISKLTAANSKSSSTSEYNNERLKTLQTNVTTYKKQIASLEEKNKAYNATIAKHEVSLQHLRDEALNAQGKLAAAEIQVENLRLECKLLRDTELRLQTEKEILNRERQGQSLLLKNLELIKASLERVEVETRAKIESRLDEATRECSALRRRLQEEQDRFRELASHLERQTETAKSRMQEEKDAADQLRKEMAQLRADFSEKNKANEELAKKLKIALTPNSDGSFDSMKKIKELENKLSDREAEIQSLQAQLNVAKEHIKQYCDISEGAEKELKTLHTEYQTYKSETEAKLSDYTQKLQHLEEKCGELEAELTLQANGEHSTSNNALRRELAEAKEELKTVLANYDNSQSELAAMRAEIAKMSEAVTNAEEKYNHEMMLHSTDIQALSNVKEELSRLQNQINELVALKNNAVENLETEKAAWAEREKMIAAENAQLMERFKDLNDQNSLLHNQIQALGTQLSVTHASRSMSESMNESANDSSMNVSVSEEDGKSSEQLFQIVKFLRKEKDIAMAKSDILNAENMRLKSQLEIAEKQLDSAKLALATEREKSEVSMVTVNKQSDILRKVETLNALTDSNRILREERDTLTSRVEELTASTRQLEEKLAPLQEKINDMTSKNETLQSENTSLKADSARWRTRVNALVERANKTSPEDWKRLQNERETLAKMLTSEKDNTRKANEELGALRVEKSKLEEQYTVLSRQQSTLVEENKRLTEEINTLRDDMARVTEELTKVKAELATALETNAKLTEEVASKDASLNDIRNKEMQIRKIAKKYKVQYEELAKTVEEEKKKTEGEAAAADAASAESAKKMDAQLTEIQAQLEAEKANNEKLKQEIESLRTANTDKEEKAKVVLKQAKNKIVQLTELKNTLSRELDESRTKIGAIEQSNRDEQDVRLALIKSQYEGRVSRLEKERTEAQAEKTREIEALQQKITMLQRQLQSQASASKQQTTTEKTTTDPPTANIKPMAGVAQQSAHTMARGRGGETPLASIRPMAQVGPTAPHDAHTTEYMPASSSRPLPRAALAASTAPPESTQDMDTSEAGMGSAGSSDSSAQPSSHSQAPQQAVALVMPRIEQPSGASSGAAVSGSASAAVTSVAAPAAPAASLQGASSGTPTSAASAQPSGGVSTSHAPAGVSTSHAPAGVSTSHPPGVSTTHPPGVSTSQPPPGVSTSQPPPDARPPKRRLQSRPVTAKRTRVQGFERSVEVEYQVPTSSRCDQDDEGVIVVDSEEDDERCSGTMYREGEEDEEDMEEEQEVEAGEEEEEEVEEGTDGDASAAHQESPAQSPMGGSEGELSGAGAGEPDSEPAPQGPQIEAISSGTEPSGALSLGGSGGDDGDDSIVPSTPTLYVPRRNDGFGEAVVSPLGAGGATGPSGGAGARFTFAEAGAASHHDTHADLAAALPPAMPQPSPAISDSRSEGNESREWEESRVEEEAAAVSSQGSEPSSPHQVAEEGREAEASAPAGAPRRGPPPRALSPHQRWMRAADSESGPRGRGMRPRGRPSRRAHYRY; this comes from the exons ATGGAAGCTGCGGGCACTGACGCCGGCGCTAAAAATCATTTGCAAAATGCTTTATCCGAGACAGAAATCGCGAATTTGCCCGCAGCTGTCGCGGATAAAATTAACACATACATTGACCAGAAGTTTGAAGAATACTTAACTTCCAAGGCGCTCCATGAAACCAGCAAAACACAAATAG GGGACAAGATATCTGAATTGGAAGGAGCAATAACTGAATTGACTGCAAAGTATGAAGATGCTGCAAAAAAATTGCTGGTTGCTGATGAATCCGTTGCAGAATTGGAGAAGCAACTTACAACATTAAATGCAGAACAAGACAAAGCGCGTGATAAAATTGCTCGTTTGGAAAATGAAGCCGTTTCTCTTAAAAGCGCGCGCGATGCTGCAGTGGATGAAAGAAATGACTTAACACGTATATTGGAAAGGCGAGACACGGAAATTGAACGGCTAACGGCCAATGAAGCAGCGCTTTCACAACAACTGCGTGCAGCTATTGACGCAAAATGTGAAGCTCTTGCCCTTAATGACGAGACCCAAAGTAAAGAGCTAGCTTTGCAGTATCGTGAAAAACGAATAGAACAGGAAAGAACTCTTCTTAACTCTCAAATTTCTGGATTGACTGAAGAAGTCAACAGACTTACTTCAGAACTACAAACCGTAAGACTGAATAGTACCAGCAGACTAGTTAATGTCGAAACCCAATTAGCTGAAAAACTCGAAGAACTGAATGCCGCCAATGAAACGATTGCTCAGTTAAATGAGGTAAAAAAGAATTTAAATACCCGTGCCGAAAATCTAACACAGCGCCTTCTGGAACAAAGAGAAGTTGAAAACAAAATGACAGATAATTATAAAAAAGAATTGGATGCCAAAACGAAATTGGCCGATTTATTCAAAACTATGCATGATGATGCTGAGGCAAAAACTATGGAGCTAACTGAAGGCATTTCAGAACTGCAAAAGCTATTGAATGAAGCCACAGAAAAATATGGTGAATTGGAAACGAAATATAAGCAGTCAGAATTAGATCATGAAGAACTGATGGAGAAAAAGAATGAAATCATTTCTTCTCTAAAGAATGAACTAGAACATGCAAATGACCTTTTAAAGGCTGCAAATGCACAAAATCTTGACATGGCTTTAAGTGATCTAGCTCCATCTGCAGCTACGGCTAGCAAACTTTTGAAATCAGGAATGTCCTTAACTCAGATTTATTCACAGCTAGTAAAAGTCACAGATGAACTAGCAcaagaaaaagaagaaaataGACGACTTAACATAACCATTAATACTATCGTTCAAGAATTGGAAGAAAAGGCTCCAATGcttcaaaaacaaaaaatagaatatgAAGAAGCAATCGAAAGTAATACAGCATTATCTCAGCAAATTGATTCATTGGTGATTGAATGCAACAGGCTAAGAGACGACTATAATGAGTCCTCTAAAATTGCTAACCATTATAGTCGGGAAAACACTAGACTCAAAGGAGAGCTTGCAGATTTGGGAAGACAGGTTTGCTTCTTGTTGAAGGAAATTGAACACAGTCGCGGAGGGTTACTTCCTAATGGCGACCATGATGCCTCTAATACTGCCTCTAATGCAACAAACTCCTCAGATTTAAGTTCATCTAGGATCATATCCAAAACTTTGGTAACTTTCAGTGACATACAAGAGCTACAAGCAAACAATCAAAAACTGCTGCGCATGGTCCGCGATTTGACTGACAAGCAGGAAGAATTTGAGCGACACAAAGAGCAATTTGAGACAGGAGaaatgcaaaataaaatagaatcaTTGAAGAACAGAGTTCTAGAACTAACTGAAGCTCAAGACCGCCAGACTAAAATGGTGAATGGTCTAATTAGACAACGTGACATGTTCAAGAAATTGTATCATGACCTTATGAAAGGCAAACGCCACGAAATGAGTTCCGTTTTGGAAGATATTGACATGGAAAAAGGAGATTCATTTACTATGGATACTACTGAAAAACTCCAAAAACCAGCAGTGGAAACACCTGCtctagaaataaaattaaaagaaacgGAGAAACACCTGGAACTATTGAAAGAGGAATATAAAACATACAAAGAAGAAAAACTAATAAACGAGAAAATGCTGTTTGAACAAATTGATAACATGCGACAAGAGATATCAAAACTGACGGCGGCAAATAGCAAAAGCTCATCAACCTCGGAATATAATAACGAGAGACTTAAAACTTTGCAAACAAATGTTACTACTTACAAAAAGCAAATTGCATCACTGGAAGAAAAGAACAAAGCTTATAATGCGACCATTGCTAAGCATGAAGTTTCTCTGCAACACTTGCGGGATGAGGCTCTGAATGCGCAAGGTAAACTTGCTGCTGCTGAAATACAAGTAGAAAACTTAAGATTGGAATGCAAATTACTGAGAGACACTGAGTTACGGCTACAGACtgaaaaagaaatattaaatcGAGAACGACAGGGACAATCTTTATTGTTGAAAAACCTTGAATTAATTAAGGCAAGCTTAGAGCGAGTTGAAGTTGAAACCCGCGCAAAAATTGAGTCGCGCTTGGATGAAGCAACGAGAGAATGCTCTGCTTTAAGAAGGAGGCTACAGGAAGAACAAGACAGATTTAGAGAATTAGCGTCGCATCTTGAACGTCAAACTGAAACCGCAAAATCGCGTATGCAGGAAGAAAAAGATGCAGCAGACCAACTGAGAAAGGAAATGGCACAACTACGTGCAGATTTCTCTGAAAAAAATAAAGCTAATGAAGAACTTGCAAAGAAACTTAAGATTGCGTTGACACCTAATTCAGATGGTTCGTTTGATTCTATGAAGAAGATAAAAGAGTTGGAAAATAAACTTTCAGACAGAGAGGCAGAAATCCAGTCTCTACAAGCACAGTTGAATGTAGCAAAGGAACACATTAAACAATACTGTGACATATCAGAAGGCGCCGAAAAAGAGCTTAAAACACTTCATACTGAGTATCAAACATATAAGTCTGAAACAGAGGCGAAACTTTCTGACTATACACAAAAATTACAACACCTTGAAGAAAAATGTGGTGAACTTGAAGCAGAGCTTACTCTACAAGCTAATGGAGAGCATTCTACTAGTAATAATGCTCTTAGGCGAGAGCTAGCAGAAGCTAAAGAAGAATTAAAGACTGTATTAGCTAATTATGATAATTCCCAGTCGGAGCTAGCAGCCATGCGAGCAGAGATAGCTAAAATGTCGGAAGCTGTCACTAATGCTGAAGAAAAATATAATCATGAAATGATGCTTCATTCAACTGACATTCAGGCTTTGTCTAATGTGAAAGAAGAATTATCTAGACTTCAAAATCAAATTAATGAATTAGTTGCGTTAAAAAATAATGCTGTTGAGAACTTAGAAACAGAAAAAGCTGCTTGGGCTGAGAGAGAAAAAATGATTGCTGCAGAAAACGCGCAGTTGATGGAGCGGTTTAAGGATCTGAATGACCAGAATTCATTGTTACATAACCAGATTCAAGCATTAGGCACTCAGTTGTCCGTTACGCATGCCTCAAGATCCATGTCGGAAAGCATGAACGAATCAGCCAATGATTCGTCTATGAATGTTTCGGTTTCTGAAGAAGATGGAAAGTCGTCAGAGCAATTGTTCCAAATTGTAAAGTTCCTTAGGAAAGAAAAAGATATTGCTATGGCGAAATCTGACATTCTCAACGCAGAGAACATGCGGCTGAAGTCGCAGTTGGAAATTGCGGAGAAACAACTCGATAGTGCCAAGTTGGCGTTAGCTACCGAAAGAGAAAAATCTGAAGTAAGCATGGTGACTGTGAACAAGCAATCTGATATTCTAAGAAAAGTCGAAACACTCAATGCTTTGACAGATAGCAACAGAATTCTTAGAGAAGAACGTGATACTTTAACAAGTCGCGTAGAGGAACTGACTGCATCAACCAGGCAGCTTGAAGAAAAATTAGCTCCACTGCAGGAAAAAATCAATGACATGACTTCAAAGAATGAGACATTACAATCTGAAAACACATCACTAAAAGCAGATTCTGCTCGTTGGCGAACTCGTGTCAACGCTTTAGTCGAACGCGCCAACAAAACGAGCCCAGAAGACTGGAAGAGGCTTCAAAATGAAAGGGAGACTCTAGCTAAGATGTTAACCAGCGAAAAAGACAACACCAGAAAGGCAAATGAGGAGCTTGGGGCACTTAGAGTCGAGAAGAGTAAGCTAGAAGAGCAATATACAGTATTATCGCGGCAGCAAAGTACTTTGGTCGAAGAAAACAAGAGGTTAACAGAGGAAATAAATACACTCAGGGATGACATGGCTAGAGTTACTGAAGAACTTACAAAGGTGAAGGCAGAGCTTGCTACAGCTCTTGAAACAAACGCTAAGCTTACTGAAGAAGTAGCCAGTAAAGATGCTTCTCTCAATGATATTAGAAACAAGGAAATGCAAATTAGAAAGATAGCTAAGAAATACAAGGTGCAGTATGAAGAATTAGCTAAGACTGTTGAAGAAGAAAAGAAGAAGACGGAAGGGGAAGCTGCAGCCGCCGACGCTGCTTCGGCCGAGAGCGCCAAGAAGATGGATGCACAACTCACTGAAATACAAGCTCAATTAGAAGCTGAGAAAGCCAATAATgagaaattaaaacaggaaaTTGAAAGTCTCAGAACGGCAAATACTGATAAAGAAGAGAAGGCCAAAGTAGTATTGAAACAAGCTAAGAATAAGATAGTTCAATTGACTGAGCTGAAAAATACACTGAGTCGCGAATTGGACGAATCGCGTACAAAAATAGGTGCTATTGAGCAAAGTAATCGTGATGAGCAAGACGTGAGGTTGGCTCTGATTAAGTCGCAGTACGAGGGCCGCGTGTCTCGACTCGAGAAGGAGCGAACGGAGGCTCAAGCGGAAAAGACTCGAGAGATCGAAGCGCTACAACAGAAGATTACGATGCTGCAACGGCAGCTTCAGAGCCAAGCCTCGGCGTCCAAGCAGCAGACTACCACCGAGAAAACCACGACGGACCCGCCCACGGCCAATATCAAACCGATGGCTG GCGTAGCCCAACAGAGCGCACACACGATggcgcgcgggcgcggcggcgagACGCCGCTCGCGTCCATCCGGCCCATGGCGCAGGTGGGCCCCACGGCGCCGCACGACGCGCACACCACCGAGTACATGCCCGCCTCCTCCTCGCGCCCGCTGCCCCGCGCCGCCCTAGCCGCGTCCACCGCCCCGCCCGAATCCACGCAG GATATGGACACCAGTGAAGCTGGTATGGGCAGTGCGGGTTCTAGCGACAGTTCTGCGCAACCTTCGTCGCATTCCCAAGCTCCACAACAA GCCGTAGCACTAGTGATGCCGCGTATCGAGCAGCCGAGCGGCGCGAGCTCCGGCGCGGCCGTCTCCGGCTCGGCGTCCGCCGCAGTCACCAGCGTAGCTGCACCAGCTGCCCCTGCTGCTTCGTTACAAG GCGCGAGCAGCGGCACGCCCACCTCCGCCGCCAGCGCCCAGCCCTCCGGGGGCGTCAGCACGTCGCACGCCCCGGCCGGCGTCAGCACGTCGCACGCCCCGGCCGGCGTCAGCACCTCGCACCCGCCGGGCGTCAGCACCACGCACCCGCCGGGCGTCAGCACGTCGCAGCCGCCGCCGGGAGTGAGCACGTCGCAGCCGCCGCCCGACGCGCGCCCGCCCAAGCGCAGGCTCCAGTCGCGCCCCGTCACCGCCAAGCGGACCAGGGTGCAG GGCTTCGAACGGTCAGTGGAAGTAGAGTATCAGGTGCCGACGTCGTCGCGCTGCGACCAGGACGACGAGGGCGTCATCGTCGTCGACTCCGAGGAGGACGACGAGCGCTGCTCCGGCACCATGTACAGG GAAGGTGAAGAAGACGAGGAGGATATGGAGGAGGAGCAGGAAGTGGAGGCCggcgaggaggaggaggaggaggtcGAGGAGGGCACCGACGGAGATGCCAGTGCAGCGCATCAG GAATCCCCCGCGCAGTCGCCGATGGGCGGGTCGGAGGGCGAGCtgagcggcgccggcgccggcgagCCCGACTCCGAGCCCGCGCCGCAGGGGCCGCAGATCGAAGCCATCAGCAGCGGCACCGAAC CCAGCGGAGCTCTGTCACTCGGCGGCAGCGGCGGTGACGACGGCGACGACAGTATTGTTCCCTCCACCCCCACCCTCTACGTGCCGAGACGAAACGACGG GTTCGGCGAGGCGGTGGTGTCCCCGctgggcgcgggcggcgcgacGGGCCCCTCGGGCGGGGCGGGCGCGCGCTTCACGTTCGCGGAGGCGGGCGCGGCCTCGCACCACGACACGCACGCCGACCTGGCCGCCGCGCTGCCGCCCGCCATGCCGCAGCCCAGCCCCGCCATCTCCGACTCCC GATCGGAAGGCAATGAGAGTCGCGAGTGGGAGGAATCTCGCGTGGAGGAGGAGGCCGCAGCTGTCAGCTCTCAAGGCAGTGAACCCTCGTCTCCACACCAG GTCGCCGAAGAGGGCCGCGAGGCGGAGGCGAGCGCCCCGGCGGGAGCGCCGCGCCgcgggccgccgccgcgcgcgctgTCGCCCCACCAGCGCTGGATGCGAGCCGCCG ATAGTGAAAGCGGACCCAGGGGGCGCGGCATGAGGCCCCGCGGAAGGCCTTCGCGGAGGGCTCACTATAGATACTAA